From the genome of Rhodobacteraceae bacterium Araon29, one region includes:
- a CDS encoding cytochrome c1: protein MFKKITLSTIAALALSISGVLAAGGGEQYIEDYQFSFEGPFGTFDQAQLQRGLKVYTEVCAACHGLKYVPIRTLADEGGPHYSEDQVRAYAKNFEVYDADLEDFREAKPVDHFPEVNGVGAPDLSMMAKARAGFHGPYGTGISQLINGMGGAEYIASLLTGYTGKEKVEAGVTLYENTAFPGGWISMAPPLTGGDIEFDDGHSNDLKHEAMDIAAFLMWAAEPKMMARQYAGFLGVFILVILSGLLYLTNKRIWAPIKYKKS from the coding sequence ATGTTCAAGAAAATTACTCTGAGCACTATTGCAGCATTGGCCCTGTCTATATCCGGTGTCCTTGCAGCAGGTGGCGGAGAGCAGTATATTGAGGATTATCAGTTCTCGTTCGAAGGGCCTTTTGGAACCTTTGATCAAGCGCAACTGCAACGTGGACTTAAAGTTTACACTGAGGTTTGCGCGGCGTGCCATGGTTTGAAGTATGTGCCGATCCGAACCCTTGCTGATGAGGGTGGCCCGCATTACTCCGAAGATCAGGTGCGTGCCTACGCAAAGAACTTTGAAGTCTATGATGCAGACTTGGAAGACTTTAGAGAAGCCAAGCCTGTGGATCATTTTCCCGAAGTCAATGGCGTTGGTGCTCCTGATCTTTCGATGATGGCCAAGGCGCGTGCAGGATTTCATGGTCCCTATGGAACAGGCATTAGTCAGTTGATCAATGGTATGGGCGGTGCAGAATATATTGCCTCTCTTCTGACAGGATACACCGGGAAAGAAAAAGTGGAAGCAGGCGTTACGCTATATGAAAATACGGCTTTCCCCGGCGGTTGGATTTCAATGGCGCCTCCTTTGACAGGTGGGGATATAGAATTTGATGATGGTCACTCAAATGATCTGAAACATGAAGCTATGGATATTGCGGCCTTCTTAATGTGGGCTGCTGAACCAAAAATGATGGCGCGCCAGTATGCAGGTTTCCTTGGTGTGTTTATCTTGGTGATCCTGTCAGGCTTGCTATATCTTACAAACAAGCGGATATGGGCGCCGATCAAGTATAAAAAGTCCTAA
- a CDS encoding MarR family transcriptional regulator — protein MESVLSPHHDKGQALLYLTDEQLRQGIEAMFFAYRGFTADPDRILEQFSYGRAHHRALHFINGAPGTTVNNLLNILGVTKQSLNRVLRSLIEDGLVESHVGKKDRRKRHLFLTPEGSKLEQKLSNAQRLRMRSAFRAAGPEAVAGFRTVLEAMMDPKMLNTYINMRDTGS, from the coding sequence ATGGAGAGCGTCCTATCGCCTCACCATGACAAGGGCCAAGCTTTGCTCTACTTGACCGATGAGCAACTCCGCCAAGGCATTGAAGCAATGTTTTTCGCCTATAGAGGTTTTACCGCTGATCCGGACCGAATATTGGAACAATTTTCTTATGGACGCGCCCATCATCGAGCACTGCACTTTATAAACGGCGCGCCAGGGACAACAGTTAATAATCTACTCAATATTTTGGGAGTTACCAAACAATCTCTAAACCGAGTATTACGCTCTTTAATTGAAGATGGGTTGGTTGAGAGCCATGTTGGAAAAAAAGATCGTCGTAAACGTCATTTATTTTTAACACCTGAGGGCTCGAAGCTAGAACAAAAGCTGTCCAATGCTCAGCGCCTGCGCATGCGCAGCGCTTTTCGTGCAGCAGGGCCAGAGGCAGTTGCCGGTTTTCGCACTGTGCTGGAAGCCATGATGGACCCCAAAATGCTGAATACTTACATCAACATGCGTGATACTGGGAGTTAA
- a CDS encoding GNAT family N-acetyltransferase has product MSDNPLGELVSGWGPPERPGTTELSGRFVHLSPLSAQQHAADLYQAFQGKDAVWDYMPVGPFHSSAQFYKWISDITANNDFVFFAIRDLATSQLGGVASYLRIAPDKGSIEVGNIALAPHFQKTTAATEAMYLMMKWAFEAGYRRYEWKCNALNRPSRRAAQRLGLSFEGVFRQALVVKGRNRDTAWFAAIDRDWPALKEAFEAWLAPQNFDQEGEQKERLGNLTALVRASSDPTL; this is encoded by the coding sequence ATGTCTGACAATCCGCTCGGTGAATTGGTGTCTGGATGGGGTCCCCCTGAGCGGCCCGGCACCACCGAGTTGTCTGGGCGCTTTGTTCATTTATCCCCTTTATCTGCGCAGCAGCATGCGGCGGATCTATATCAAGCATTTCAGGGTAAAGATGCTGTTTGGGATTATATGCCTGTTGGTCCCTTTCATTCGTCAGCTCAGTTTTACAAATGGATTTCAGACATCACTGCGAACAACGATTTTGTTTTTTTTGCGATACGTGATTTGGCTACCAGTCAGCTTGGTGGGGTGGCAAGCTATCTTCGGATTGCTCCTGATAAGGGCAGCATTGAAGTTGGCAACATAGCTTTGGCACCTCACTTTCAAAAAACCACGGCTGCAACTGAAGCAATGTATTTGATGATGAAATGGGCGTTTGAGGCAGGCTACAGACGGTATGAATGGAAATGTAATGCTCTCAATCGTCCGTCGCGCCGGGCTGCACAACGTCTTGGACTTAGCTTCGAAGGTGTTTTTCGTCAGGCGCTGGTGGTTAAAGGCCGAAACCGAGATACGGCTTGGTTTGCTGCAATTGATAGGGATTGGCCAGCTTTGAAAGAAGCCTTTGAGGCTTGGCTGGCGCCGCAAAATTTCGATCAAGAAGGTGAGCAAAAAGAGCGCTTGGGCAATCTTACGGCTTTGGTGAGGGCCTCATCAGATCCTACACTTTGA
- the ubiG gene encoding bifunctional 2-polyprenyl-6-hydroxyphenol methylase/3-demethylubiquinol 3-O-methyltransferase UbiG, whose amino-acid sequence MQASNSTVDPLEIAKFERMATEWWDPNGKFKPLHMLNPCRLDYILSQISAEFNRDLSLEKPFEDLRILDIGCGGGLLCEPMARLGAKVVGVDAAEGNIPVAQMHAKQSLLDIDYRAGTAEALVELSEEFDVVLNMEVIEHVADPQSYLTSCQKLLRSGGLMICSTINRNPRSFAMAIVGAEYVMRWLPKGTHQWSKFITPDELTELIRQAKLDPVDRKGFVFNPLSWQWRLSDRDLSVNYVTASVKP is encoded by the coding sequence ATGCAAGCCTCAAATTCGACTGTCGACCCGCTAGAGATTGCAAAATTCGAGCGCATGGCTACCGAATGGTGGGACCCTAATGGCAAGTTCAAACCTTTGCACATGCTCAATCCCTGCCGCCTTGACTATATCTTAAGCCAAATCTCTGCAGAGTTTAACCGTGATTTAAGTTTGGAAAAACCTTTCGAAGATCTCAGAATTTTGGATATTGGTTGTGGTGGTGGGCTTTTATGTGAACCGATGGCAAGGCTGGGTGCAAAGGTTGTCGGCGTTGATGCCGCCGAAGGCAACATTCCAGTAGCCCAAATGCATGCAAAGCAATCCCTGCTTGATATTGATTATCGTGCGGGGACAGCAGAAGCACTTGTCGAATTATCTGAGGAGTTTGATGTGGTTCTTAACATGGAGGTGATTGAGCATGTGGCAGATCCGCAGTCTTACCTTACATCCTGCCAAAAGTTGCTAAGGTCCGGTGGATTAATGATTTGCTCAACGATAAATCGTAACCCAAGAAGTTTCGCTATGGCCATCGTTGGTGCCGAGTACGTTATGCGATGGCTTCCAAAAGGAACACATCAGTGGTCAAAGTTTATTACGCCGGATGAGCTAACAGAACTGATCCGGCAAGCTAAGCTTGATCCAGTTGATCGCAAAGGGTTTGTTTTCAATCCTTTGAGTTGGCAATGGCGGCTTTCTGATCGAGACCTTAGTGTGAATTATGTCACGGCGAGCGTTAAGCCCTAA
- a CDS encoding response regulator, whose translation MNSNQKNTLKLYPTKSRPLLGLTLLLVEDSRFTCEAVRMMCQRSGARLRRADCLKSAERHLVVYRPSVVIVDIGLPDGSGLNLIRKLHHETPRIPMILGTSGDELMHHSARKAGANGFLTKPIESLAAFQTTLLSNLSADQRISGPRALTEDIIIPTSIAYCDDLRHASRILNQEPTQSKDYIFNFLEGLCKSTGDSEIVAVLKEKDINGLKSKIDDRITEISNNQSVGSDEALTKAVRLPKRSFCSPS comes from the coding sequence ATGAACTCAAACCAAAAAAACACCCTTAAACTCTACCCAACAAAGTCGCGACCACTGCTTGGATTAACTTTGTTGTTGGTTGAAGATAGCCGTTTCACTTGTGAAGCCGTTAGAATGATGTGCCAGCGAAGCGGCGCCCGCCTTAGACGTGCTGATTGTCTTAAATCAGCAGAGCGCCATCTGGTGGTGTACCGCCCGAGTGTTGTTATAGTTGATATCGGCTTACCTGACGGCTCAGGATTGAACTTAATTCGAAAGTTGCATCACGAGACCCCCCGTATCCCAATGATCTTGGGCACGAGCGGGGATGAACTTATGCATCATAGCGCGCGCAAAGCTGGAGCCAACGGGTTTTTGACCAAACCAATAGAAAGTTTGGCCGCGTTCCAAACTACCTTGTTATCAAATCTTTCTGCAGATCAGCGAATCTCTGGACCGAGAGCCCTCACTGAAGACATCATTATACCTACTTCAATCGCCTATTGTGATGATCTGCGACACGCCAGTAGAATTCTCAACCAAGAGCCCACTCAATCAAAAGATTATATTTTTAACTTCTTAGAAGGATTATGTAAAAGTACGGGCGATTCTGAAATTGTGGCCGTGTTAAAAGAAAAAGACATCAATGGGCTAAAATCTAAGATCGACGATCGCATTACTGAAATATCCAATAATCAAAGTGTAGGATCTGATGAGGCCCTCACCAAAGCCGTAAGATTGCCCAAGCGCTCTTTTTGCTCACCTTCTTGA
- a CDS encoding DUF1467 family protein codes for MSITSAIVLYAVIWFMVFLVVIPIRLKTQGDLGDVVPGTHAGAPEIHQLKKKAWITTGISALLWAVIAGTIISGVITIRDIDFLNRMTPATSGETNG; via the coding sequence ATGTCAATAACCTCCGCGATTGTTCTATACGCCGTGATTTGGTTCATGGTGTTTTTAGTTGTGATCCCCATACGCCTAAAAACACAAGGTGACCTTGGGGATGTGGTCCCGGGCACTCATGCAGGCGCACCTGAAATTCACCAACTTAAGAAAAAAGCTTGGATAACAACTGGAATTTCTGCACTTTTATGGGCGGTGATTGCCGGCACTATAATTTCTGGCGTCATCACTATCCGTGACATAGATTTTCTTAATCGGATGACCCCTGCCACAAGTGGTGAAACAAATGGGTAA
- the pip gene encoding prolyl aminopeptidase → MDKFSGQKRAAQYLYAPIDPFAHQMLDTGDGHKLYVEQCGNPDGIPVVVLHGGPGGGSSPMMRRYFDPEKFHVVLFDQRGCGRSTPKASVKNNTTWHLVKDMELIRETLDLDRWAIFGGSWGATLALIYAQAHPTTVIQLILRGIFLMTKRELDWFYGGGAGQFWPDAWGKFIENIPTDEHSDLIAAYHQRLFCGDLRTEMQFGRSWATWENALASVASNGQGGTAHSDYARTFSRLENHYFINNGFLDFDGQIIAQMDKIAHISGFIVQGRYDMICPPKSAWDLAKAWPKSDLRMIRNAGHAMSEPSISSELVRIMDLIAEMAD, encoded by the coding sequence ATGGACAAATTCTCAGGTCAAAAACGCGCAGCTCAGTATTTATACGCTCCAATTGATCCTTTTGCGCATCAAATGCTTGATACTGGTGACGGTCACAAGCTTTATGTCGAACAATGTGGCAATCCAGATGGCATACCGGTCGTTGTGTTACATGGCGGACCTGGCGGTGGATCCAGCCCAATGATGCGGCGGTATTTTGATCCAGAAAAATTTCACGTTGTGCTTTTCGATCAGCGCGGTTGCGGTCGATCAACCCCAAAAGCCAGCGTCAAGAACAATACCACCTGGCATCTTGTCAAAGATATGGAATTGATCCGCGAAACGCTGGACCTTGACAGATGGGCAATATTTGGGGGTAGTTGGGGTGCCACCTTGGCATTAATTTACGCACAGGCGCATCCCACCACGGTCATCCAACTCATTCTACGCGGTATCTTTTTAATGACCAAGCGGGAACTAGATTGGTTTTATGGGGGCGGCGCTGGTCAGTTTTGGCCTGATGCTTGGGGGAAATTCATAGAAAACATCCCGACTGATGAACATTCTGATCTTATCGCAGCCTACCATCAAAGGTTGTTCTGTGGAGATTTAAGAACTGAGATGCAGTTTGGGCGCAGTTGGGCAACATGGGAAAATGCATTGGCTTCGGTTGCTTCGAATGGTCAAGGAGGGACGGCACACAGCGACTATGCTCGTACGTTTTCGAGACTGGAAAATCACTATTTTATCAACAATGGGTTTTTGGATTTTGATGGTCAAATAATTGCCCAGATGGATAAGATTGCCCATATCTCAGGTTTCATTGTCCAAGGGCGTTATGATATGATTTGCCCACCCAAAAGTGCTTGGGATTTAGCAAAAGCCTGGCCCAAGTCTGACTTGCGGATGATCCGCAACGCCGGGCATGCCATGTCTGAGCCAAGTATAAGCTCCGAATTGGTTCGTATTATGGATTTAATTGCCGAGATGGCTGACTAG
- a CDS encoding nitroreductase yields MPQRNIAAMDFLLNRRSRPAKTLAVPVPDKDEVMQILRAAARSPDHGKLEPWRFIILSKSTLSKLGDLAEECALGENLDEDSVAKARKQFDQGHLAIAVIEVQKESDKIPAIEQTYSAGAVCLALLNASLASGWGANWLSGWASHNRTFVEEGFGLDSNERVAGLIYLGTETSSPPERPRPQIEAIAKWL; encoded by the coding sequence ATGCCTCAAAGAAACATCGCCGCAATGGATTTTTTACTCAATAGAAGATCTCGGCCAGCAAAGACGCTTGCTGTGCCAGTTCCCGATAAAGACGAAGTCATGCAAATTCTAAGGGCTGCTGCTCGTTCTCCTGATCACGGAAAGCTTGAACCTTGGCGTTTTATCATTCTCAGCAAATCCACCCTTTCTAAATTGGGAGATTTGGCAGAAGAATGCGCTTTGGGCGAAAACCTAGATGAAGATTCTGTTGCCAAAGCTCGAAAACAGTTTGATCAAGGCCATCTGGCAATTGCAGTGATTGAGGTGCAAAAAGAATCAGATAAAATTCCTGCAATTGAGCAAACATATTCTGCAGGTGCTGTCTGTCTTGCGCTGCTGAATGCTTCGCTTGCCTCTGGATGGGGCGCGAATTGGCTTTCTGGATGGGCATCACATAACCGAACTTTTGTAGAAGAAGGCTTTGGTTTAGATAGCAATGAACGGGTCGCCGGGCTAATTTATCTTGGAACAGAAACATCGTCCCCCCCGGAACGCCCCAGGCCCCAGATAGAGGCTATCGCAAAATGGCTTTAG
- the petA gene encoding ubiquinol-cytochrome c reductase iron-sulfur subunit: protein MSHADDHEGTRRDFLYYALAGTGAVGASAAVWPLVNQMNPSADVKALSSIRVDISEIAPGTQLTVKWLGKPVFIRRRTETEISEARAVEMAELIDVSARNKNAPELDASDQNRALDETGEWLVMMGVCTHLGCVPLGDGAGDFHGWFCPCHGSHYDTSGRIRKGPAPENLQVPVAKFVDSTTIKLG, encoded by the coding sequence GTGTCACACGCAGACGATCACGAAGGCACACGCAGAGACTTCCTCTATTATGCCCTGGCGGGCACAGGCGCAGTAGGGGCAAGCGCAGCAGTTTGGCCTTTGGTGAACCAAATGAACCCATCAGCCGACGTTAAAGCGCTGTCGTCGATTCGCGTTGATATTTCGGAAATTGCTCCGGGAACGCAGTTGACGGTAAAGTGGCTCGGCAAGCCAGTTTTCATCCGCCGCAGAACTGAAACAGAAATCTCTGAAGCCCGTGCTGTGGAAATGGCAGAACTGATCGACGTCTCTGCGCGAAACAAAAACGCGCCTGAATTAGATGCGTCTGACCAAAACCGCGCTCTGGACGAAACAGGTGAATGGCTTGTGATGATGGGTGTTTGTACCCACTTGGGCTGCGTGCCCCTTGGTGATGGTGCTGGAGATTTCCATGGGTGGTTCTGTCCGTGCCACGGATCCCATTACGATACTTCAGGCCGTATTCGCAAAGGCCCGGCCCCCGAAAATCTTCAGGTGCCTGTGGCAAAATTTGTTGACTCAACCACAATCAAACTTGGTTAA
- a CDS encoding DUF3726 domain-containing protein, with product MNYSLNEYEALAYKAARGCGLAWGLAEEAGKAVRTLSALGLESAPILLEALENPSKQSVLEVGAQLCDSPDELSQITFPKPVNTPGILLAFIALSTATSDQCYCCKWENFEAYIKNQELFAVTLEGFNVTTTTSLSIGIAKTPQGQKQVALDRAIISDHHYAKLTALAFNTYAPSTEASRISGAGAGLNDND from the coding sequence GAACTATTCCTTAAATGAATACGAAGCGCTTGCGTATAAGGCTGCGCGTGGCTGCGGACTCGCATGGGGTTTAGCCGAAGAAGCTGGAAAAGCCGTTAGAACCTTATCCGCACTAGGTCTTGAGTCTGCTCCGATTTTGCTAGAGGCACTGGAAAACCCATCAAAGCAGAGTGTCCTTGAGGTAGGTGCACAACTTTGTGACTCACCCGATGAGTTATCTCAAATTACGTTTCCCAAGCCCGTGAACACGCCGGGGATTCTTCTTGCCTTTATTGCTTTATCCACCGCTACATCGGATCAATGCTATTGCTGTAAATGGGAAAACTTTGAAGCTTATATAAAAAACCAAGAGCTTTTTGCCGTGACTTTAGAAGGATTTAATGTCACAACCACCACCTCACTTTCGATTGGGATTGCAAAGACCCCGCAAGGACAAAAGCAAGTTGCCCTCGATAGAGCAATAATCTCAGATCATCACTACGCAAAACTGACAGCTTTGGCATTCAATACCTACGCCCCTTCGACAGAAGCCAGCCGGATCTCTGGTGCTGGGGCCGGATTAAACGACAATGACTAA
- a CDS encoding cytochrome b, which yields MAGIPHDHYEPKSSGGKWLHKRLPIVGLLYDTLMLPTPKNLNWMWIWGIVLTFCLALQIITGIVLVMHYTPHVDMAFASVEHIMRNVNGGHMIRYLHMNGASLFFVAVYAHIFRGLYYGSYKAPREVTWIIGMIIYVLMMATVFMGYVLPWGQMSFWGATVITGLFGALPFIGEPLQAWLLGGPAVDNATLNRFFSLHYLLPFLIAGLVIVHIWAFHTTGNNNPTGVEVRRGSKEEAEKDTVPFWPYFVMKDLFALAIILTVFFAIVGFMPNYLGHPDNYIEANALVTPAHIVPEWYLLPFYAILRAFTAEVWVVQFVSFITGGIIDAKVFGVLAMFGAIAVMALAPWLDTSSVRSARYRPMLKWWFALLVLDFIFLMWLGAMPAEEPYASFSLIAATYWFAYFLVILPLLGVLEKPLRQPTTIEEDFDAQYGKKDASPAE from the coding sequence ATGGCTGGAATTCCTCATGACCATTACGAACCAAAATCTTCTGGTGGAAAATGGTTACATAAGCGACTGCCGATTGTAGGACTGCTTTACGATACCTTGATGCTCCCAACCCCCAAGAACCTCAATTGGATGTGGATCTGGGGTATTGTGTTGACGTTCTGTTTGGCACTTCAGATTATAACGGGAATTGTGCTAGTGATGCACTACACCCCGCATGTGGATATGGCGTTCGCGTCGGTTGAGCATATTATGCGAAATGTGAATGGCGGCCACATGATCCGTTACTTGCACATGAACGGGGCCTCTTTGTTTTTTGTCGCGGTTTATGCCCATATTTTCAGAGGCCTGTATTACGGTTCATATAAAGCCCCGCGTGAAGTCACATGGATCATTGGAATGATTATTTATGTGTTGATGATGGCAACAGTATTCATGGGCTATGTGCTACCTTGGGGACAAATGTCATTTTGGGGTGCGACAGTTATTACAGGCCTTTTTGGAGCGCTTCCATTTATAGGTGAACCGTTGCAGGCCTGGTTACTAGGTGGCCCGGCAGTGGACAACGCGACTTTAAATCGTTTCTTCAGTTTACACTACTTACTTCCATTTCTGATTGCCGGGTTGGTTATCGTACACATTTGGGCATTTCACACGACGGGGAACAATAACCCGACAGGTGTCGAAGTGCGGCGTGGGTCGAAAGAAGAAGCGGAAAAAGATACTGTTCCTTTCTGGCCTTACTTCGTGATGAAAGATTTGTTCGCACTTGCTATAATTTTGACAGTCTTTTTTGCGATCGTTGGATTTATGCCAAATTATCTGGGACACCCAGATAACTACATTGAAGCCAACGCTCTGGTGACACCTGCCCATATCGTGCCGGAATGGTATCTTTTGCCGTTTTACGCAATCTTGCGCGCGTTCACAGCAGAGGTTTGGGTTGTGCAGTTTGTAAGCTTTATCACTGGCGGAATTATAGACGCAAAGGTCTTTGGAGTGTTAGCCATGTTCGGAGCTATCGCAGTTATGGCGCTGGCACCTTGGCTGGATACTTCATCTGTTAGGTCTGCGCGGTATCGCCCGATGTTGAAGTGGTGGTTTGCACTGCTCGTACTAGATTTCATCTTTTTGATGTGGTTGGGAGCAATGCCCGCAGAAGAGCCATATGCAAGCTTTTCATTGATCGCGGCGACCTACTGGTTTGCCTACTTCCTTGTGATACTTCCTCTATTGGGTGTGTTGGAAAAACCACTTCGTCAACCCACTACGATAGAAGAAGATTTTGACGCGCAGTATGGCAAAAAAGATGCATCACCTGCAGAATAA
- a CDS encoding response regulator translates to MQTHLLVVDDDERIRLLLQKYLIRNDFLVSIARDAAHARRLLIGLEFDMIILDVMMPGEDGVSLTQDLRRTANIPILLLTAKNEIDDRIAGLEAGADDYLAKPFEPKELLLRINSILRRLPNQKEDGILPKFITLGPARYDLERGELWNGKDKIRLTATEGQLMRIFAASAGEPVTRAHLVSEMGRGADLAQDRAIDVQITRLRRKIEVNPKEPRYLQTVRGSGYMLTND, encoded by the coding sequence ATGCAAACCCATCTATTGGTTGTTGATGATGATGAACGCATCCGACTGCTTTTACAAAAATACCTAATCAGAAATGACTTTCTCGTATCCATTGCGCGAGACGCAGCGCATGCACGAAGACTTCTGATAGGCCTAGAGTTCGATATGATAATACTTGACGTTATGATGCCCGGCGAGGATGGCGTTAGTCTTACTCAAGACCTGCGCCGAACCGCCAATATTCCGATCTTGCTTCTGACAGCAAAAAACGAGATCGACGATAGGATAGCTGGTCTTGAAGCAGGGGCGGACGATTATCTTGCGAAACCCTTTGAGCCAAAAGAACTGCTGCTCAGAATTAACTCGATTTTGCGGCGGTTGCCCAACCAAAAAGAAGATGGAATTCTGCCTAAATTTATAACCCTTGGCCCAGCCAGGTATGACCTAGAGCGGGGCGAGCTTTGGAACGGCAAGGATAAAATTCGCCTTACTGCAACTGAGGGCCAACTCATGCGAATTTTTGCCGCCAGTGCCGGAGAACCGGTTACCCGCGCGCATTTAGTGAGCGAAATGGGGCGTGGTGCTGATCTTGCGCAAGACAGAGCCATTGATGTTCAAATTACGCGGCTTAGACGGAAAATTGAAGTGAACCCCAAAGAACCCCGATATCTTCAAACCGTGCGCGGGTCAGGTTATATGCTAACAAACGATTAG
- a CDS encoding branched-chain amino acid aminotransferase: MESGYDDRDGKIWLDGHLIDWRDANVHVLTHAMHYASSVFEGERAYDGKIFKSREHSKRLIASAKLIDFDIPYSVDEIEQAKETALKANGLTDAYVRAFAWRGAGQDMGVASARNPVKMAIAVWFWGNYYGDAKMKGAKLDIAKWRRPDPATAPSQAKAAGLYMIATMSKHAAEAKGCSDAMMFDYRGYIAEATGANIFFVKNGEVHTPKPDSFLNGLTRQTVIQMLHEKGVKVVERHIMPDELEGFEQCWLTGTAAEVTPVGQIGDYNFEVGTLTRDISESYEKLVRI, from the coding sequence ATGGAAAGTGGTTATGATGATCGCGACGGTAAAATTTGGTTAGATGGTCACCTAATCGATTGGCGTGATGCAAATGTACATGTCCTTACCCATGCCATGCATTACGCAAGCTCTGTTTTCGAAGGAGAGCGTGCTTACGATGGTAAAATTTTTAAAAGTCGTGAGCATTCTAAAAGATTGATTGCCTCTGCGAAGCTAATTGATTTTGATATACCCTATTCCGTTGATGAAATTGAGCAAGCGAAAGAGACCGCTTTAAAAGCCAATGGTTTGACCGACGCCTATGTGCGGGCATTTGCTTGGCGTGGTGCGGGGCAAGATATGGGTGTTGCCTCAGCGCGGAACCCTGTCAAGATGGCTATAGCCGTTTGGTTCTGGGGAAATTACTACGGAGACGCCAAAATGAAGGGGGCCAAACTTGACATTGCAAAATGGCGCCGCCCAGATCCAGCAACTGCGCCCTCTCAAGCCAAAGCCGCAGGATTATATATGATTGCAACAATGTCTAAGCACGCAGCAGAGGCTAAAGGCTGTAGCGATGCAATGATGTTTGATTATCGCGGCTATATTGCTGAGGCCACCGGGGCAAATATTTTCTTTGTTAAAAACGGTGAAGTTCACACACCGAAACCGGACTCATTCTTGAACGGTTTGACACGTCAAACGGTTATTCAAATGCTGCATGAAAAAGGAGTGAAAGTGGTTGAGCGCCACATAATGCCAGATGAGCTTGAAGGGTTTGAACAATGCTGGCTTACTGGGACAGCTGCAGAAGTGACACCTGTTGGGCAAATAGGAGACTATAATTTTGAAGTTGGTACCTTGACCCGTGATATCTCTGAAAGTTACGAAAAATTGGTCAGGATATGA
- the mce gene encoding methylmalonyl-CoA epimerase, with product MIGRLNHVAIAVPDLAAAAEQYRVALGATVGAPQDEPDHGVTVIFIELLNTKIELLYPLGQDSPIQGFLDKNPSGGIHHICYEVENILEARDHLKSTGARVLGTGDPKIGAHGKPVLFLHPKDFNGTLIELEQS from the coding sequence ATGATTGGTCGACTTAACCATGTTGCCATTGCTGTCCCTGACCTTGCGGCAGCTGCAGAACAATACCGGGTTGCACTTGGGGCAACTGTTGGCGCCCCCCAAGATGAGCCAGACCATGGGGTGACTGTAATTTTCATCGAGCTACTTAACACGAAAATTGAATTGCTTTATCCATTGGGGCAAGACAGCCCAATACAGGGCTTTCTCGATAAAAACCCATCAGGTGGCATTCATCACATTTGTTATGAGGTTGAGAATATTTTGGAGGCCCGGGATCATCTAAAGTCTACTGGAGCTCGTGTTTTAGGAACTGGAGACCCAAAAATAGGAGCTCATGGCAAGCCAGTGTTATTTTTGCATCCCAAGGACTTTAACGGAACATTAATTGAGCTAGAACAAAGTTAA